Proteins encoded within one genomic window of Pedobacter africanus:
- a CDS encoding NADH-quinone oxidoreductase subunit C: protein MAEVTNQTVIESLSAKFGDKVTNVNEPYGLLTFETTKDVIIEVLRFLKENDARGFSFLTDITAVHYPEKKHGIAVVYHLHNMVSRIRVRVKVFIDEQHPTIPTATVLWNGANWMERETYDLFGVKFEGHPDLRRILNMDDLGVHPMLKQYPLEDPNRVDKKDEYFGR from the coding sequence ATGGCAGAAGTAACTAATCAGACAGTAATTGAGTCGTTAAGCGCAAAGTTTGGGGATAAAGTGACTAATGTGAATGAGCCTTATGGTTTGCTTACTTTTGAAACTACCAAAGATGTAATTATTGAAGTGCTGAGATTTTTGAAGGAAAATGACGCTAGGGGCTTTAGTTTCCTTACAGACATTACAGCAGTACACTACCCGGAAAAAAAGCATGGCATTGCCGTGGTTTATCACCTGCACAACATGGTAAGCAGGATCAGGGTAAGGGTAAAGGTGTTTATAGATGAACAGCATCCTACAATCCCTACAGCAACTGTGCTGTGGAATGGCGCCAACTGGATGGAACGCGAAACGTATGATCTGTTCGGTGTAAAATTTGAAGGGCACCCGGATTTGAGAAGGATTTTGAATATGGACGACCTGGGTGTGCACCCGATGCTGAAGCAATATCCTTTGGAGGATCCGAACAGAGTAGATAAAAAAGACGAATACTTTGGTAGATAA
- a CDS encoding NADH-quinone oxidoreductase subunit D has translation MNHNQPVYTDNDPQSELVTLNLGPTHPATHGVFQNVLQLDGERIVSGVSTIGYIHRAFEKIAEHRPFYQITPLTDRLNYCSSPINNMGWHMTVEKLLNIQTPKRVDYLRVIVMELSRIADHIICNTIIAQDTGATTTFLYLFQFREHIYEIFEEVCGARLTTNIGRIGGFERDFNDIAFAKINKFLKEFPVALKEFESLLNRNRIFIDRTSGVACVTPEQALDYSWSGPLLRATGVDYDVRVSEPYASYDDFDFEVPVGTAGDIYDRYLVRNEEMWQSIRLVEQAMQKLKNEPAGIFHADVPEFYLPAKEEVYNNMEALIYHFKIVMGEIDAPKAEVYHAVEGGNGELGFYLINDGGRTPYRLHFRRPSFINYQMFAPMSKGMLLSDAIINMSSMNIIAGELDA, from the coding sequence ATGAATCACAATCAGCCAGTATATACAGATAATGATCCGCAGAGTGAGTTGGTTACCCTGAACCTGGGCCCAACGCATCCGGCAACACATGGTGTTTTCCAGAACGTATTACAGCTGGATGGGGAACGAATTGTAAGTGGTGTTTCTACTATAGGGTATATTCACCGCGCTTTTGAAAAGATAGCTGAACACCGCCCTTTTTACCAGATTACCCCGCTTACAGACAGGTTAAACTACTGTTCTTCGCCCATTAATAATATGGGCTGGCACATGACGGTGGAAAAGCTGTTGAACATACAAACGCCAAAGCGTGTAGATTACCTGAGGGTAATTGTGATGGAGCTTTCGCGAATAGCAGATCACATTATCTGTAACACCATTATTGCCCAGGATACCGGTGCAACTACTACCTTCCTTTATCTGTTCCAGTTCAGGGAGCATATCTATGAAATTTTTGAAGAAGTATGTGGTGCCAGGTTAACGACCAATATTGGCCGCATTGGCGGTTTCGAGCGTGATTTTAATGACATCGCTTTTGCTAAGATCAATAAATTCTTAAAAGAGTTCCCGGTGGCACTGAAGGAATTTGAAAGCCTGCTAAACAGGAACAGGATCTTTATAGACCGTACTTCGGGCGTTGCCTGTGTAACACCGGAGCAAGCTTTGGATTACAGCTGGTCAGGTCCTTTGCTGCGCGCTACGGGGGTGGATTACGATGTGCGTGTAAGTGAGCCATATGCTTCTTATGATGATTTTGATTTTGAAGTGCCGGTAGGTACTGCAGGCGATATTTACGACCGTTACCTGGTTCGTAACGAAGAAATGTGGCAGAGTATACGCCTGGTTGAACAGGCTATGCAGAAACTGAAGAACGAACCTGCAGGAATTTTCCATGCAGATGTTCCAGAATTCTATCTGCCTGCCAAAGAAGAAGTGTACAACAATATGGAGGCCCTGATCTACCACTTTAAAATTGTGATGGGCGAGATAGATGCACCAAAAGCCGAAGTTTACCACGCTGTTGAAGGTGGTAACGGTGAGCTTGGTTTTTACCTGATCAATGATGGAGGCAGAACACCCTACCGTCTGCATTTCAGGAGGCCTAGTTTTATAAATTATCAAATGTTTGCACCCATGAGTAAAGGCATGCTGTTATCGGATGCCATTATTAACATGAGTAGCATGAATATTATTGCAGGAGAATTAGATGCTTAA
- a CDS encoding NADH-quinone oxidoreductase subunit NuoE family protein, whose amino-acid sequence MLKVEEQQPVEFSSALMAKFDEIVKRYPEGRQKSALLPILHEVQAELGWLSTDAMNKVAAYLDIQDIEVYEVASFYTMYFLKPQGKYTLEVCRTGPCCLVGAEKLMSHIENRLGVKENEVTPDGLFSWRGVECLAACGYGPVLQIGPEYTFYENLDEEKVDKLIEDLRRK is encoded by the coding sequence ATGCTTAAAGTAGAAGAACAACAACCTGTAGAATTTTCATCGGCTTTGATGGCAAAGTTTGATGAGATTGTAAAAAGATATCCGGAAGGACGACAAAAATCGGCCTTGCTGCCTATCCTGCATGAAGTGCAGGCAGAACTGGGCTGGTTAAGCACTGATGCCATGAACAAGGTTGCCGCTTACCTGGATATTCAGGATATTGAAGTATATGAAGTGGCTTCGTTCTATACCATGTACTTTTTAAAGCCTCAGGGCAAGTATACGCTGGAGGTTTGCAGAACCGGACCTTGCTGTTTGGTTGGTGCTGAAAAACTAATGAGCCATATAGAAAACCGGCTTGGCGTGAAAGAGAACGAGGTGACTCCGGATGGCTTGTTTAGCTGGAGAGGTGTAGAGTGCCTGGCCGCCTGTGGCTATGGACCAGTTTTACAGATTGGCCCGGAGTATACATTTTATGAGAACCTGGACGAGGAAAAGGTAGATAAATTGATAGAAGATTTACGCAGAAAATAA
- the nuoF gene encoding NADH-quinone oxidoreductase subunit NuoF encodes MGRKLLLEHINVPGINTFDVYRQKGGYRAVEKALKTLTPDEVVEEVKKSGLRGRGGAGFPTGMKWSFLAKPEGVPRYLVCNADESEPGTFKDRYLMTHIPHALIEGMIVSSFALGANTSYIYVRGEMMPQIRILEKAIAEAKNAGFLGKNILGSGYDLELYVQPGGGAYICGEETALLESLEGKRGNPRIKPPFPAIAGLYGCPTVVNNVESIAAVVPIVNDGGDEYAKIGIGRSTGTKLISASGNLVRPGVYEIELGLQVEEFIYSEEWCGGIANGKRLKATVAGGSSVPILPANLTLKLANGEPRLMSYESLSEGGFATGSMMGSGGFIAFDEDQCIVRNTWNFSRFYHHESCGQCSPCREGTGWMEKVLHRIEYGHGKMSDIDLLVDVSKKIEGNTICPLGDAAAWPVASAIRHFRDEFEWHVNEPVKSLTTNYGLANYAEPIAKAVTTEN; translated from the coding sequence ATGGGACGTAAACTGTTATTAGAACATATTAATGTACCAGGCATCAATACTTTTGATGTTTATCGCCAGAAAGGCGGGTACCGCGCAGTAGAAAAGGCATTGAAAACCCTTACTCCTGATGAAGTAGTAGAAGAGGTAAAGAAGTCTGGCTTGCGCGGCAGGGGTGGTGCGGGATTCCCTACGGGGATGAAATGGAGTTTTCTGGCTAAGCCTGAAGGTGTGCCCCGTTACCTGGTGTGCAATGCTGATGAATCTGAGCCTGGAACGTTCAAAGACCGTTACCTGATGACACACATTCCGCATGCATTGATAGAGGGGATGATCGTTTCCAGTTTTGCACTGGGTGCAAATACCTCTTATATCTATGTGCGTGGAGAAATGATGCCGCAAATCCGTATCCTGGAAAAAGCAATTGCAGAGGCAAAAAATGCGGGTTTCCTCGGTAAAAATATTTTAGGCTCGGGTTATGACTTGGAACTGTATGTACAGCCCGGGGGTGGCGCCTATATCTGTGGTGAGGAAACAGCCCTGCTGGAATCACTGGAAGGTAAAAGGGGTAATCCAAGGATCAAGCCTCCTTTCCCGGCAATTGCCGGATTGTACGGCTGCCCTACTGTAGTAAATAACGTAGAGTCTATTGCTGCTGTGGTGCCTATAGTGAATGATGGCGGCGATGAGTACGCAAAGATCGGTATAGGCCGGAGTACAGGAACGAAATTAATTTCAGCTTCTGGTAACTTGGTAAGACCAGGTGTATATGAGATAGAACTGGGTCTTCAGGTTGAAGAATTTATTTATTCTGAGGAATGGTGCGGAGGTATTGCCAATGGTAAGCGCCTGAAAGCTACTGTTGCCGGAGGATCATCGGTGCCTATATTACCTGCCAATTTAACTTTAAAACTGGCTAACGGCGAGCCGAGACTAATGAGCTATGAATCATTGTCGGAGGGCGGTTTTGCTACCGGAAGTATGATGGGTTCGGGTGGCTTTATCGCGTTTGATGAAGATCAGTGCATCGTTAGAAATACCTGGAACTTCTCGAGATTTTACCATCACGAGAGTTGCGGACAATGCTCTCCTTGTCGCGAAGGAACCGGCTGGATGGAAAAAGTGCTGCATCGAATAGAGTATGGACATGGCAAAATGAGTGATATTGATTTGCTGGTTGATGTGTCTAAAAAGATAGAAGGAAATACGATTTGTCCGCTTGGTGATGCAGCCGCATGGCCTGTTGCCAGTGCGATCAGGCATTTCAGGGACGAATTTGAGTGGCATGTAAATGAGCCTGTAAAGAGCTTAACTACTAATTATGGGCTGGCAAATTATGCCGAGCCAATTGCCAAAGCTGTTACTACAGAGAATTAA
- a CDS encoding 2Fe-2S iron-sulfur cluster-binding protein — translation MSDKVKVTIDGITVEVAPGTSILNAARQIGGDIVPPAMCYYSKLEGSGGKCRTCIVKVSKGSEKDPRPMPKLVASCRTTVMDGMEVMNITSPEVLEARSGVVEMLLINHPLDCPVCDQAGECDLQNLGYEHGLQKTRYEFERRTFERIDIGDKIQLHMNRCILCYRCVFTADQITNKRVHGILNRGDHSEISTYIQTAVDNDFSGNVIDVCPVGALTDKTFRFRNRVWFTKPIDAHRDCPTCSGKVTLWYKGEDVLRVTARKDIYGEVEEFICNTCRFDKKKTADWVIEHPTHISDTSVIASNHYETLKPLPVIQPNPKLQAANKVELEKTTKF, via the coding sequence ATGAGTGATAAAGTTAAGGTAACCATAGACGGAATAACAGTAGAAGTAGCGCCAGGTACCTCTATCCTGAATGCTGCAAGACAGATCGGGGGAGATATTGTGCCGCCTGCGATGTGCTATTATTCTAAATTAGAAGGCAGTGGCGGTAAATGCCGTACCTGCATTGTTAAGGTAAGCAAGGGTTCTGAAAAAGACCCGCGTCCGATGCCCAAGCTGGTAGCATCCTGTCGTACAACAGTAATGGATGGGATGGAAGTGATGAACATCACTTCTCCGGAAGTGCTTGAGGCACGTAGTGGTGTGGTGGAAATGTTATTGATTAACCACCCTTTGGATTGTCCGGTGTGTGACCAGGCCGGTGAATGTGACCTGCAGAACCTGGGCTATGAACATGGTTTACAGAAAACGAGATATGAATTTGAACGCCGTACTTTTGAGCGTATAGATATAGGTGATAAGATACAGCTGCACATGAACAGATGTATTTTGTGCTACCGCTGCGTATTTACTGCCGATCAGATCACCAACAAAAGGGTTCATGGGATCCTGAACAGGGGCGACCATTCGGAAATCTCTACATATATCCAGACAGCGGTAGACAACGATTTTTCGGGTAACGTTATTGATGTTTGTCCGGTTGGTGCCTTAACAGATAAGACCTTCAGGTTCAGGAACAGGGTTTGGTTTACCAAACCTATTGATGCCCATCGGGATTGCCCTACCTGTAGCGGCAAAGTAACCCTGTGGTATAAGGGAGAAGATGTTTTAAGGGTAACTGCACGTAAGGATATTTATGGCGAGGTGGAAGAATTCATCTGCAATACCTGCAGATTTGACAAAAAGAAAACGGCCGACTGGGTAATAGAGCACCCTACCCACATCAGCGATACTTCTGTAATTGCTTCCAATCATTATGAAACTTTAAAACCGCTTCCGGTAATACAGCCCAATCCGAAACTGCAGGCCGCAAATAAGGTTGAACTAGAAAAAACCACTAAATTCTAA
- the nuoH gene encoding NADH-quinone oxidoreductase subunit NuoH, translating to MDIAFVIEKFVLVAIIFGISLLIAMYSTYAERKVAAFLQDRLGPDRAGPAGMFQPLADGLKMFMKEEIIPSNSSKWLFMVGPGLAMLTACIGTAVIPWGSPITIGDKVIPLQVTDINVGLLYIFGVVSLGVYGVMIGGWASNNKYSLLSAIRAASQNISYEIAMGLSIIALLLVTNTLSLKEIVEQQHGWHWNVLYQPLGFILFMVCSFAETNRAPFDLPECETELIGGYHTEYSSMKLGFYLFAEYINMFVSSAVMATLYFGGYNYPGMDQMAIWLGPTWAPLFGTLVFFIKIFAFIFFFMWVRWTIPRFRYDQLMHLGWKALIPLAIANIVITGIVIAIIEKF from the coding sequence ATGGATATAGCTTTTGTAATAGAAAAATTTGTACTTGTAGCTATCATTTTTGGTATCAGTTTACTGATTGCCATGTATTCTACTTATGCGGAAAGAAAAGTGGCGGCATTTTTACAGGACAGGCTTGGGCCGGATAGAGCTGGTCCTGCCGGAATGTTCCAGCCCCTGGCTGATGGTTTAAAGATGTTTATGAAGGAAGAAATCATTCCTTCAAATTCCAGCAAATGGTTGTTTATGGTAGGCCCGGGACTGGCCATGCTTACGGCCTGTATCGGTACTGCGGTGATCCCGTGGGGAAGTCCGATTACAATTGGCGATAAAGTAATTCCTTTGCAGGTAACAGATATCAATGTGGGCTTATTGTACATTTTTGGTGTAGTTTCATTGGGTGTTTATGGTGTAATGATTGGTGGATGGGCATCGAACAATAAGTACTCTTTGCTGAGTGCCATACGTGCCGCTTCCCAGAACATCAGCTATGAAATTGCCATGGGCTTATCTATCATTGCCCTGCTATTGGTGACCAATACATTGAGTTTAAAAGAAATTGTAGAGCAGCAGCACGGCTGGCACTGGAATGTACTGTACCAGCCCCTTGGTTTTATCTTGTTTATGGTTTGCTCTTTTGCAGAGACCAACAGGGCCCCTTTTGATTTACCAGAGTGCGAAACCGAACTGATCGGAGGGTACCACACAGAGTATTCTTCTATGAAGCTTGGCTTTTACCTGTTTGCTGAATACATCAATATGTTCGTTTCATCGGCGGTAATGGCTACTTTATATTTTGGTGGTTACAACTATCCGGGCATGGACCAGATGGCGATATGGTTAGGACCAACCTGGGCACCGCTTTTCGGGACCCTTGTTTTCTTCATTAAGATATTTGCATTTATATTTTTCTTCATGTGGGTGCGCTGGACCATTCCGCGTTTCCGCTACGATCAGTTGATGCATCTGGGTTGGAAAGCATTGATCCCACTTGCGATAGCAAACATCGTGATCACTGGTATTGTGATTGCAATAATTGAGAAGTTTTAA